A stretch of the Streptomyces sp. NBC_01571 genome encodes the following:
- a CDS encoding ester cyclase, whose product MTSKKDRAAAMLPTAAARRRRVTGVVTGLALAAALTATAVPAMAQSQDSNKASSGHSAQHHYLSPLQVTSAYYASYNGNLAAGFDRYISKDLVLHGFNGPEQREDWIKGDLNIKAGLKGFKMTVLDQLVEGDKVVTRWSFEGVHTGTVFGIPASGRNVTLSGISIDRVIHGQSVEHWSEGNFGRFLDELRGVSDPGSATPSTK is encoded by the coding sequence ATGACCAGCAAGAAGGACCGCGCAGCCGCCATGCTTCCCACCGCGGCCGCACGGCGACGCAGGGTCACCGGCGTGGTGACCGGTCTCGCTCTCGCTGCTGCTCTGACCGCCACAGCCGTCCCGGCCATGGCGCAGAGCCAGGACTCGAACAAGGCCTCTTCAGGGCACTCGGCGCAGCACCACTACCTGTCGCCACTGCAGGTCACCTCGGCCTACTACGCCAGCTACAACGGGAACCTGGCCGCCGGCTTCGACCGCTACATCTCCAAGGACCTGGTCCTCCACGGGTTCAACGGACCTGAGCAGCGCGAGGACTGGATCAAGGGCGATCTCAACATCAAGGCCGGGCTCAAGGGCTTCAAGATGACCGTCCTCGACCAGCTCGTCGAAGGCGACAAGGTCGTCACCCGCTGGAGCTTCGAAGGTGTCCACACCGGGACCGTCTTCGGGATTCCCGCTTCCGGCCGCAACGTCACGCTCAGCGGCATCTCCATCGACCGCGTGATACACGGCCAGTCCGTCGAGCACTGGTCCGAAGGCAACTTCGGCAGGTTCCTCGACGAGCTCCGCGGCGTGTCCGATCCCGGCTCCGCCACCCCTAGCACCAAGTAG
- a CDS encoding SDR family NAD(P)-dependent oxidoreductase, translated as MGILDEKVVLITGTGGGMGRVAALIFAREGAKIVGVDIQVDGNAETADLVRRAGGEMTSIAPLDLTDPDQVHQMAEDAARAYGGLDVVYNNAAMMRFGPMPDFSTEDWRVTVAGELDIPFFVSKYTWPHLVRRGGGVIINVASEAGLIAGSTPPMIAHTAANAGVIGMTRQLALEGAPHKIRAVAISPGPVLTPASDRDLGDNQAMRDAVTSKVLLKRFAQPEEIVELAAFLASDRASFITGANYPVDGGASAW; from the coding sequence ATGGGAATCCTCGACGAGAAGGTAGTGCTCATCACCGGCACCGGCGGAGGTATGGGGCGTGTCGCCGCCCTGATCTTCGCCCGGGAAGGCGCGAAGATCGTCGGCGTCGACATCCAGGTTGACGGCAACGCGGAGACAGCCGACCTCGTACGTCGGGCCGGCGGCGAGATGACGAGCATCGCGCCGCTCGATCTGACCGACCCGGACCAGGTGCATCAGATGGCCGAGGACGCCGCCAGGGCTTACGGCGGCCTCGATGTCGTCTACAACAACGCGGCCATGATGCGCTTCGGCCCCATGCCCGACTTCTCGACCGAAGACTGGCGTGTGACGGTAGCCGGCGAACTCGACATCCCGTTCTTCGTGTCGAAGTACACGTGGCCACACCTCGTACGCCGCGGTGGCGGAGTCATCATCAACGTCGCGTCGGAGGCAGGCCTGATCGCAGGCTCTACTCCCCCGATGATCGCCCACACCGCGGCCAACGCAGGCGTCATCGGAATGACACGACAGCTCGCACTCGAGGGCGCCCCCCACAAAATCCGCGCCGTGGCGATCAGTCCGGGCCCGGTTCTGACCCCCGCCAGCGACCGTGACCTCGGTGACAACCAGGCCATGCGGGACGCCGTCACCAGCAAGGTTCTCCTCAAGCGCTTCGCGCAGCCCGAGGAAATCGTCGAACTTGCCGCCTTCCTCGCCTCCGACCGGGCGTCCTTCATCACCGGCGCCAACTACCCGGTCGACGGCGGAGCAAGCGCCTGGTAA